GAACGACCTCTTCATTGAGTTCATTCATGACATCAACACCACTGAGATGGACCGTGGTGTGTGGTACATCGTGCAATGCATCAATAATTCCATTGGCCTTAGCAGGATCATCAACCTTGGTTTTCTCGTTCACCACACGGGTTACGATCAACTCAGCGTTGGTATGCATAACGATCTGGATCAGAATATCCAACACCTTGGGGTCCACTTCGCCACCATCATCAGCGAGAACGATCCGCTTAAGACCCGTATAACGTGCTTCCTCTGGTATTGCTAGAACAGGCAACCCTGAATGTTTGATAACATCGGCGGTATTCGTACCCATCAGAACGGCTTTCATTCCAGTGGCGCCTTGGGTACCCATAACAACGAGTTCCGGAATATTCGCCCTACGACCATAATTCTGGACGACACGATCCAAACGTCCATGTTCACTTTCGTAATCGACCCTGAGGTCCTTGTTCGGAAGCACATTCAATAGTTTCAGTTGAAATGCGTCCAGTCCCTCTCTGGAGGCACGCGCTAAATGCTCAGTGATATCGACCATGGAACTATCGCCATATGCTGGCAGATCGTAACAATTCACCACAGTGTACAGGTGAACATTCTGAACAAAGAGGTCCATTGCGTAAAGCGCTGCGTTCAAGGAGTTATCGCTAAAGTCAGTAGGTATCAGTATGTGTTGCATTGATCGTATTTGTCTTATTCGTTCCAACTTGGACAGTGGAGGTTTGTTTTAGTGTAAAG
This genomic window from Flavobacteriales bacterium contains:
- a CDS encoding universal stress protein, which codes for MQHILIPTDFSDNSLNAALYAMDLFVQNVHLYTVVNCYDLPAYGDSSMVDITEHLARASREGLDAFQLKLLNVLPNKDLRVDYESEHGRLDRVVQNYGRRANIPELVVMGTQGATGMKAVLMGTNTADVIKHSGLPVLAIPEEARYTGLKRIVLADDGGEVDPKVLDILIQIVMHTNAELIVTRVVNEKTKVDDPAKANGIIDALHDVPHTTVHLSGVDVMNELNEEVVRSNADLLALVHRERGVFDRLFRRSIASKLVMHSRTPMLVLQSGT